In the Mycoplasmoides gallisepticum genome, one interval contains:
- a CDS encoding ABC transporter permease, producing MFNLIKSVIRSFKKAKVALISLTFLIFLSSLTYSLLDNTNKNLESSYAYVNQKGNAADLVINEKYDFGTLQFDSDPSIVNPNVDLTNTNKVHIFLSAESITPYLNTIISNDSANIYTNLISYEINLNSNLSNQQRINLVQNEIITASNRLRIQLQSDPNAKIDKILNDKNIEFERYESLDVSEGDLQKKIVRTNSNYQVDKLVLYDGQMISNSGHNYQQILDQFMKLKADYNQLRIDQIPGFIKDNQDLKTILNVVLTGINPNTNNPNLANFVQAATKVVNNQPLNNNEQQRIQEFIDTETNPINNNWSINFQWKYQIVPLSIRLINPNSYFAIVSASNWKHDQQTDGKMIFQDQEMIDQLMSLNGDAFLERFNTISDRYKIQIDQTSYLILGTGVSPEFIYPIYSFTNFIPNPVNQRIYYVNDYGYSRLREAFSTNPIETNIVGRFKDRNLSQAQRQLALDKINQWASINMAWPPNLKSAYFANDISNILNLRAARTTFIPSLLNTIKNTSLMLMAIIILLALMVGILIVKSYIDKNRQTLGILLANGFNKTKINLSMAIFSFIPSLIGGMAGYILGYILQEVAINAFSSFWFIPVELRRFSATALVTSFFLPVIIFGVTSFLVSVYLMRKNVVNSLKNDSEYKVSKISVYIKKPIAILSVMNRFRISIAFNSMWKLFLLCILSAATMVVLIFSLSTLNVYDKAKNDTFGANNYKYYVDLATPTQQSGLIMYQEFKDLGKTDAALAGWEDHKNYFLANSRTDPNQSGWSNLHIVGLNDIIDQSSKVTYLKNYVQSKIGLDYLIGLGVLSANPWSLSSSLMPSNQAAASEKSYEIFLQAIANNVYRNLKTPADNDPSYYIRIVFNPQLNRNVYEINQDQALSGGILKPEFIHFLIQQFENISNNTYGLVDYKITYNVIGLGAKTIGDIKDKESPKFAYTRIDTVTDNDQKFQIKGIKNWIKTTNLDDVDRKDYLGPILIDNNNKVINQKLFNQTDDNPIIINEFVAKNNHWKVGDTIDFTITNRVDRISDKLNIINHDEYLKNQKVKFKVIGISSSARDNDLYTSYDLANKLLGFSDFEIEHKLPFNGYYSDDLDAFERSTPLFSESGLLPSTSNFSVDNKQLQKIIRNSILNYQSTLSTSTPYNQLSSTRQAYVDDYKALLVALGEVKNLDGNNFHQWTELKADNQSVSDYIKKLVSVYGSLPYNTMINFLYNSSSNRAIFENISKTSLTIQNVIIAMIVPIVTLIVILISNMLIDELKKIAIRMKALGFSDRAIIFSFLSIYIPVFIFGLLVGGPLSLILVNIYNLIILKSASIALFTTISITHILGALTGVMGIFSISFFTNWYTLRKMKIAQEIKNY from the coding sequence GTGTTTAATTTAATTAAGAGTGTTATCCGGTCTTTTAAGAAAGCTAAAGTTGCTTTAATTAGTTTAACCTTTTTAATCTTCTTATCTTCTTTAACTTATTCATTACTAGATAACACGAATAAGAACTTAGAAAGCTCGTATGCTTATGTTAATCAAAAAGGTAATGCGGCTGATTTAGTAATCAACGAAAAATATGACTTTGGGACACTTCAATTTGACTCAGACCCGTCAATTGTTAATCCCAATGTAGATTTGACTAATACCAATAAGGTTCATATCTTTTTATCAGCTGAATCAATCACACCATATTTAAATACGATTATTAGCAACGATAGTGCTAATATCTATACCAATCTCATTAGTTATGAGATTAATTTAAATAGTAATCTCTCTAACCAACAACGGATTAATCTTGTGCAGAACGAGATTATTACTGCTTCTAATCGGTTAAGAATTCAATTACAATCAGATCCTAATGCTAAGATTGATAAGATCTTAAACGATAAAAATATCGAGTTTGAACGTTATGAATCATTAGATGTTAGTGAAGGTGATTTACAAAAAAAGATCGTTCGTACGAACAGCAATTATCAAGTTGATAAACTAGTTTTATATGATGGTCAGATGATTAGTAACTCTGGGCATAATTATCAACAGATTCTTGATCAGTTTATGAAACTAAAAGCTGATTATAATCAGCTTAGAATCGACCAAATCCCTGGTTTTATTAAAGATAATCAAGATTTAAAAACAATCTTAAACGTGGTTTTAACTGGGATTAATCCCAATACGAATAATCCCAATTTAGCTAACTTTGTTCAAGCAGCTACCAAAGTTGTTAACAACCAACCTTTAAATAATAACGAACAACAAAGAATCCAAGAGTTTATTGATACAGAAACCAACCCAATCAATAATAATTGGAGTATTAATTTCCAATGGAAATATCAGATCGTTCCTTTAAGTATTAGGTTAATTAATCCTAATAGTTATTTTGCGATCGTTTCAGCTAGTAACTGAAAACACGATCAACAGACTGATGGTAAAATGATCTTTCAAGATCAAGAGATGATCGATCAGTTAATGTCACTTAATGGTGATGCTTTCTTAGAAAGATTTAATACGATCAGTGATCGTTATAAGATCCAGATCGATCAAACTTCGTATTTAATTCTTGGGACCGGGGTTAGCCCAGAGTTTATTTATCCGATCTACAGTTTTACCAACTTTATTCCCAACCCGGTTAATCAAAGAATTTATTACGTTAATGATTATGGGTATTCACGGTTACGTGAAGCATTTAGTACCAACCCAATTGAGACAAACATCGTTGGTCGGTTTAAAGATCGTAATCTTAGTCAAGCTCAACGCCAGTTAGCGCTTGATAAGATCAATCAATGAGCTTCAATCAACATGGCGTGACCGCCAAATTTAAAATCAGCTTATTTTGCCAATGATATTAGCAACATTTTAAATTTAAGGGCTGCGCGCACAACCTTTATTCCTTCATTATTAAATACGATTAAAAATACGTCATTAATGTTAATGGCGATCATTATCTTATTAGCATTAATGGTGGGGATCTTAATTGTTAAGAGCTATATTGATAAGAATCGCCAAACCCTAGGGATCTTGTTAGCTAACGGGTTTAATAAAACAAAGATTAATTTATCAATGGCAATCTTTAGTTTTATTCCCTCACTAATAGGAGGGATGGCGGGTTATATCTTGGGATATATCTTACAAGAGGTTGCTATCAATGCTTTTAGTAGCTTCTGGTTTATACCCGTTGAACTAAGGCGGTTTAGTGCAACTGCTTTAGTTACTTCTTTCTTTTTACCTGTAATTATCTTTGGGGTTACCAGCTTTTTAGTATCAGTTTATTTGATGCGTAAAAACGTTGTTAACTCGTTAAAAAATGATAGTGAATACAAAGTAAGTAAGATCTCAGTTTATATTAAAAAACCAATCGCGATCCTATCGGTTATGAACCGATTTAGAATCTCGATTGCGTTTAACTCGATGTGGAAGCTGTTCTTATTATGTATCTTATCAGCAGCCACGATGGTTGTGTTGATCTTCTCATTATCAACGCTTAATGTTTATGATAAGGCTAAAAACGATACGTTTGGCGCTAATAATTATAAATATTACGTTGATCTAGCCACACCAACCCAACAATCAGGGTTAATTATGTACCAAGAATTCAAAGATCTTGGTAAAACTGATGCGGCTTTAGCTGGATGAGAAGATCATAAGAACTATTTCTTAGCCAACTCTAGAACTGATCCAAACCAATCAGGTTGAAGTAACTTACATATCGTTGGTTTAAACGATATTATTGACCAAAGTTCTAAAGTTACGTATCTTAAGAACTATGTGCAATCTAAGATTGGTTTGGACTACTTAATTGGTCTTGGGGTGTTGAGTGCTAACCCGTGAAGTTTATCAAGTTCATTAATGCCTTCTAACCAAGCAGCTGCTTCAGAAAAATCTTATGAGATTTTCTTGCAAGCAATCGCTAACAACGTTTATCGAAACCTAAAAACACCAGCTGATAACGATCCAAGTTATTACATTAGGATCGTATTTAACCCCCAACTAAACCGTAATGTGTATGAAATCAATCAAGATCAAGCACTAAGTGGTGGGATTTTAAAACCTGAATTTATTCATTTTTTAATCCAACAATTTGAGAATATCTCAAATAACACTTACGGTTTAGTTGACTATAAGATTACGTATAACGTTATTGGTCTAGGAGCTAAGACGATCGGTGATATCAAAGACAAAGAATCGCCTAAATTTGCTTACACAAGAATTGACACGGTTACAGATAATGATCAAAAATTCCAAATCAAAGGAATTAAGAACTGGATTAAAACAACTAATCTAGATGATGTTGATCGTAAGGATTATCTAGGACCGATCTTAATTGATAATAACAATAAAGTGATTAACCAAAAGTTGTTTAATCAGACTGATGATAATCCGATTATTATCAATGAGTTTGTTGCAAAAAACAACCACTGAAAAGTTGGTGACACAATCGATTTCACGATTACCAATCGTGTTGATCGGATCTCAGATAAATTAAATATTATTAACCACGATGAATATTTAAAAAACCAAAAAGTTAAGTTTAAGGTAATTGGAATCTCTAGCTCAGCTAGAGATAATGATCTTTACACATCTTATGATCTGGCTAACAAACTACTAGGGTTTAGTGATTTCGAGATCGAACATAAATTACCATTTAATGGTTATTACTCAGATGATCTAGATGCTTTTGAAAGATCAACACCCTTATTCTCAGAATCAGGGTTATTACCTTCAACTTCGAATTTCTCAGTTGATAATAAACAACTGCAAAAGATTATTCGTAATAGTATTCTTAACTATCAATCAACACTAAGTACATCAACACCTTATAATCAACTATCTAGTACAAGACAAGCTTATGTTGATGATTATAAGGCGTTATTAGTAGCACTTGGAGAAGTAAAAAACCTTGATGGCAACAACTTTCATCAATGAACTGAACTAAAAGCTGATAATCAATCTGTTAGTGACTACATTAAGAAACTAGTAAGTGTGTATGGTTCATTACCATACAACACGATGATCAACTTTTTATATAATAGTAGTTCTAATCGCGCGATCTTTGAGAATATCTCAAAAACTTCGTTAACGATTCAAAACGTGATTATTGCAATGATTGTGCCAATCGTTACTCTGATCGTGATCTTGATCTCAAATATGTTGATTGATGAATTAAAAAAGATCGCGATCAGAATGAAAGCTTTGGGCTTTTCTGATCGAGCGATTATCTTTTCATTCTTATCAATTTATATTCCCGTATTTATCTTTGGATTATTAGTGGGTGGACCACTTTCATTAATCTTGGTTAACATTTATAATTTAATCATTTTAAAATCAGCTTCAATTGCGCTATTCACGACAATTAGTATTACCCACATCTTGGGGGCACTAACTGGTGTTATGGGAATCTTTTCAATCTCATTCTTTACGAACTGATACACATTAAGAAAGATGAAGATCGCTCAAGAGATTAAGAATTATTAA
- a CDS encoding ABC transporter ATP-binding protein, which yields MMMSNFQLTKQIEEVKIANELDYLSLDWDQPAVYFVDNFGDFNNIYNSYIGNVIYYMRQKTEAVSLLRPNFRIQVNNFCNNLLYLKQTLDNTYGKMFASENYQTKQKQYLVKKFIDYVNELSNRLIYHINDFIFELKQKKRPVERKLSVRTAQEYEVILNQESASIIDYFKKLENNISDDSYLDPSWLKKTEVSIKQREDKIKDFFKVLHLKNFARVKLSNIYKKIDKFKQNLETAFWNLEVSKVEILNKPHKIRQTNPIRPDFVIDLRNVTKYYSNGVTTTKVLKNVNLQIPWGEFVVILGPSGSGKTTLLNIISGMDRASSGITFVANKNLIGFSDTQLTKFRQENIGYIFQQYGLLPNLNVKENIEIGAFLQRDASKRKDIDELLKNIGMYEQRNKLPTELSGGQQQRVSIARAIAKNPTVIFGDEPTGALDGEMTQVVLEEFVQINKKNKTTLIIVTHNPLIADIATMVIRVGDGTIKSITRNENPKSVKEIHWG from the coding sequence ATGATGATGTCAAACTTTCAGTTAACTAAACAGATTGAAGAAGTTAAAATTGCTAATGAACTAGATTATCTTAGTCTTGATTGGGATCAACCAGCAGTTTATTTTGTTGATAACTTTGGCGATTTTAATAATATCTATAACTCTTATATTGGTAATGTAATTTATTACATGCGTCAAAAGACAGAAGCAGTATCATTACTAAGACCTAATTTTCGGATCCAAGTTAATAACTTTTGTAATAACTTGCTTTATTTAAAGCAAACATTAGATAACACCTATGGGAAGATGTTTGCGAGTGAGAATTATCAGACCAAGCAAAAACAATATTTAGTTAAGAAATTTATTGATTACGTTAATGAGTTAAGCAATCGCTTAATCTATCATATTAATGATTTCATCTTTGAACTTAAGCAAAAGAAAAGACCTGTTGAAAGAAAACTCTCTGTTAGAACTGCGCAAGAGTATGAAGTGATTCTTAATCAAGAATCGGCTTCGATTATTGATTACTTCAAGAAGTTAGAAAACAATATCTCAGATGATAGTTATCTAGATCCTAGTTGGTTAAAAAAGACTGAAGTTTCGATCAAGCAAAGAGAAGATAAGATTAAAGATTTCTTTAAGGTTTTACACTTAAAAAACTTTGCGCGGGTTAAGTTGTCAAATATCTATAAAAAGATCGATAAGTTTAAGCAAAATTTGGAAACCGCGTTTTGAAATCTAGAAGTAAGTAAAGTTGAAATCCTAAATAAACCACACAAGATTAGACAAACCAACCCAATTAGACCTGACTTCGTTATTGATCTAAGAAACGTCACAAAATACTATTCTAATGGTGTGACGACTACCAAGGTTTTAAAAAACGTTAATTTGCAAATTCCATGAGGGGAATTTGTTGTGATCTTGGGACCATCTGGTAGTGGGAAGACAACCTTATTAAATATCATCTCAGGGATGGACCGAGCAAGTAGTGGTATCACTTTTGTTGCCAACAAAAATTTAATTGGGTTTTCTGATACCCAATTAACTAAGTTTAGGCAAGAAAATATCGGTTATATTTTCCAACAATATGGTTTGTTACCTAATTTAAACGTTAAAGAAAATATTGAAATAGGCGCGTTCTTGCAACGCGATGCTTCTAAACGTAAAGATATTGATGAACTATTAAAAAACATCGGGATGTATGAACAACGTAATAAGTTGCCTACTGAACTTTCAGGGGGACAACAACAAAGAGTGTCGATTGCTCGAGCAATCGCCAAAAACCCGACTGTGATCTTTGGAGACGAACCTACTGGTGCATTAGATGGTGAGATGACTCAAGTTGTTTTAGAAGAGTTCGTGCAAATTAATAAGAAAAACAAAACAACATTAATTATTGTTACCCACAATCCATTAATTGCTGATATTGCCACAATGGTGATCAGAGTGGGTGATGGAACGATTAAATCAATAACCAGAAATGAGAACCCTAAATCAGTAAAAGAGATTCATTGGGGTTAA
- the ispF gene encoding 2-C-methyl-D-erythritol 2,4-cyclodiphosphate synthase, with protein MNIRIGQGFDSHKLKTKKNSRVFLGGIPVRTDQQLIANSDGDVVLHALSDAVLGCGSFGDIGMYFDENDLSNKGLDSKTILNYCLKLIKKLKLEFVNIDLTIFAQDIRIDPIRFEIKSSLMKLTGCNSVNVKAKSYEEPKNEIACSCVVLMNTNK; from the coding sequence ATGAATATTAGAATTGGCCAAGGCTTTGATAGCCACAAACTTAAAACTAAAAAAAACAGCCGGGTTTTTTTAGGCGGGATCCCCGTGAGAACTGATCAACAATTGATTGCAAATTCAGATGGTGATGTAGTGCTTCATGCTTTAAGCGATGCTGTGCTAGGGTGTGGTTCTTTTGGTGATATCGGTATGTATTTTGATGAAAACGATCTATCTAACAAAGGATTGGATTCAAAAACAATCTTAAATTACTGCTTAAAGTTGATTAAAAAACTTAAGCTGGAATTTGTTAATATCGATCTAACAATCTTTGCCCAAGATATTAGAATCGATCCAATCAGATTTGAAATCAAAAGTTCTTTAATGAAATTAACAGGTTGTAACTCTGTTAATGTCAAAGCTAAAAGTTACGAAGAACCTAAAAACGAAATTGCGTGTTCATGTGTAGTTCTAATGAATACTAATAAGTAA
- the hpt gene encoding hypoxanthine phosphoribosyltransferase, whose protein sequence is MSKLNYTIEKILITNEQINEAAIKAANWINQTYKDDEIILVGILKGCIPFIGKIIDKIECEMILDFMTLSSFKGETKSQGTPKIVMDLAYDVMDKNVLLVEDIIDSGNTIKIVLDLLKQRGAKSVRLLTFLDKPSGREVDVKADYVCFEVPHGFLVGFGLDYKDKLRNLPYVAHMVSNDKK, encoded by the coding sequence ATGTCTAAATTAAACTACACGATTGAAAAAATTCTAATAACTAACGAACAGATTAATGAAGCAGCGATTAAAGCTGCTAACTGAATTAATCAAACTTATAAAGATGATGAGATCATTTTAGTGGGAATCTTAAAAGGATGTATTCCTTTTATTGGTAAGATCATTGATAAGATCGAATGCGAAATGATTTTAGACTTTATGACCTTAAGTTCATTTAAGGGTGAAACCAAATCCCAAGGCACTCCCAAGATCGTTATGGACTTAGCTTATGACGTGATGGATAAGAACGTCTTATTGGTCGAAGATATCATTGACAGTGGTAACACAATTAAGATCGTTTTAGACTTATTAAAACAAAGAGGTGCTAAATCAGTTAGATTATTAACCTTTTTAGATAAACCTTCAGGTCGAGAAGTTGATGTTAAAGCAGACTATGTTTGCTTTGAAGTGCCACACGGCTTTTTAGTTGGTTTTGGTCTTGATTACAAAGACAAATTAAGAAACTTACCTTATGTTGCGCATATGGTATCAAATGACAAAAAATAA
- the ftsH gene encoding ATP-dependent zinc metalloprotease FtsH, with the protein MSNTSNFNERVTENAKPPKNVKSIIWKTIGIIIVMAIIIGLILFYVLPRNTIANISNIQYVDGNLVATATINGRSGRFILDLENSTYQTSYTSGLSLSISVFLRNLNNANGQSFFVSLIRPATSSANDAVFNIANLSINQTRGVATLVTEGGSYSAVLTTTLTALPLTGQKFLPEGFNLDTANTDAYRAAGAIPGIQRLLAVGNVQLPNQSTAILTQFLTSIIPFVILIVIYIVIARRFSRTMGAGGAIGEDGENVFTIGKSQAKLAKSTFKFTDVAGIEEEKSELIELVDYLKRPGKYVQMGARTPRGVVLYGPPGTGKTLLAKAVAGEAGVPFFQVAGSAFEDMLVGVGAKRVRNLFAKAKKAAPCIIFIDEIDSVGSKRGKYEISAGSATDQTLNQLLAEMDGFSTRTGIIVMAATNRLDVLDDALLRPGRFDRHIQVNLPDIKEREAILKIHSRNKNISSKVNLLDIARRTPGFSGAQLENVLNEATLLAVRADRTSISLTDIDEAIDRVIAGPAKKSRVISDFEKNQVAHHEAGHALVGLHLKGADEVQKITIIPRGQAGGYTLSTPKDAELNLKKKSDLLNMIAGALGGRASEELFFGKDAISTGASNDFYKATNIAKTMVTQLGMSDLGITQFLPSEGGINPNARYYSENTAQRIDEAIAKILEEQYQVAYNIIKDNQNELKLIVEALLIQETIVKNDIDYIHEHLKLPEAIIKLKEEQLKEKAAAEKEEQAEKAKLDHQSDSAQPQEEPTASTASSN; encoded by the coding sequence ATGTCGAATACATCTAATTTTAACGAGCGGGTAACAGAAAATGCCAAACCGCCCAAAAATGTTAAATCGATTATTTGAAAAACAATAGGAATTATCATCGTGATGGCAATCATCATTGGTTTAATTCTTTTTTATGTTTTACCAAGAAATACGATTGCCAACATTTCAAATATTCAATACGTTGATGGGAATTTGGTGGCAACTGCTACGATTAATGGTAGAAGCGGACGATTTATCCTTGATCTTGAGAACTCAACTTACCAAACGAGTTACACATCTGGATTATCATTATCCATTAGTGTTTTTTTAAGAAACTTAAATAATGCTAACGGTCAGTCTTTCTTTGTTTCATTAATTAGACCAGCTACTTCTTCAGCTAATGATGCAGTATTTAATATTGCCAATTTATCAATCAACCAAACTAGAGGGGTCGCCACTTTAGTTACTGAAGGTGGTTCATACAGTGCTGTATTAACTACCACTTTAACAGCGTTACCACTAACTGGACAAAAGTTCTTACCAGAAGGGTTTAACCTTGACACAGCGAATACTGATGCTTATCGTGCTGCTGGAGCAATTCCTGGAATTCAAAGATTATTAGCAGTAGGTAATGTTCAGTTACCAAATCAAAGTACTGCAATCTTAACTCAGTTCTTAACAAGCATTATTCCGTTCGTGATTCTGATTGTGATCTATATTGTGATCGCAAGAAGATTCAGCAGAACAATGGGTGCTGGTGGTGCTATAGGTGAAGATGGTGAAAACGTCTTCACAATCGGAAAATCTCAAGCTAAGTTAGCTAAATCAACCTTTAAGTTTACAGATGTTGCAGGGATTGAAGAAGAAAAGAGTGAACTAATTGAATTAGTTGACTACTTAAAACGCCCTGGAAAATACGTACAGATGGGTGCTAGAACGCCTAGAGGGGTAGTTTTATATGGACCTCCAGGAACAGGTAAAACGTTATTAGCTAAAGCAGTAGCTGGTGAAGCTGGTGTGCCATTCTTCCAAGTTGCTGGTTCAGCGTTTGAAGATATGTTAGTAGGGGTAGGGGCTAAGAGAGTTAGAAACCTATTTGCTAAAGCTAAAAAAGCTGCTCCTTGTATTATCTTTATTGACGAAATTGACTCAGTTGGTTCTAAACGTGGGAAATATGAGATCTCTGCTGGTTCAGCTACCGACCAAACACTTAATCAGTTATTAGCTGAAATGGATGGGTTTAGTACTAGAACTGGAATCATCGTGATGGCTGCTACTAACCGTTTAGATGTATTAGATGATGCTTTATTACGTCCTGGTCGATTTGACCGACATATTCAAGTTAATCTTCCAGATATTAAAGAACGTGAAGCGATCTTAAAAATTCACTCAAGAAATAAGAATATCTCTTCTAAAGTAAATTTATTAGATATCGCTAGAAGAACCCCAGGGTTTAGTGGTGCTCAACTTGAAAACGTCTTAAATGAAGCAACACTATTAGCTGTAAGAGCTGATCGTACAAGTATCTCATTAACTGATATTGATGAAGCAATTGACCGTGTTATTGCTGGTCCTGCTAAAAAATCAAGAGTGATTAGTGATTTTGAAAAAAATCAGGTAGCACACCACGAAGCAGGTCACGCTTTAGTAGGATTACACCTAAAAGGAGCAGATGAAGTTCAAAAGATTACGATTATTCCTCGTGGTCAAGCCGGTGGTTATACTTTATCGACACCTAAAGATGCTGAACTAAACTTAAAGAAGAAATCAGACCTATTAAATATGATTGCTGGAGCTTTAGGTGGTAGAGCTTCAGAAGAACTGTTCTTTGGAAAAGACGCAATCTCAACAGGGGCATCTAACGACTTTTATAAAGCAACTAATATTGCTAAAACAATGGTAACCCAACTAGGGATGTCAGATTTAGGGATTACCCAATTCTTACCTTCTGAAGGCGGTATTAACCCTAATGCGCGTTACTATTCAGAAAATACAGCGCAAAGAATTGATGAAGCAATCGCTAAGATCTTAGAAGAACAATACCAAGTTGCTTACAATATTATTAAAGACAACCAAAACGAACTAAAACTAATTGTTGAAGCATTACTAATTCAAGAAACGATCGTTAAGAACGATATTGACTACATTCACGAACACTTGAAATTGCCTGAAGCAATTATCAAATTAAAAGAAGAACAACTTAAAGAAAAAGCTGCAGCTGAAAAAGAGGAACAAGCCGAAAAAGCTAAATTAGACCACCAATCTGATTCTGCTCAACCTCAAGAAGAACCAACAGCAAGTACAGCTAGCTCTAATTAA
- a CDS encoding DAK2 domain-containing protein has translation MENRSAFINLLIRIIDNFTYSEQFLNLIDKKGSNGDFVDSLIPFINKISQFANREDNQISFYNSLKIIALYIKETIKTTLGAILYDLTHQAAHYLDQNKLSRNHLIESFYRALLDCKNKYQLRIGAKSFYDILYPVLKYLYLNNDLSTQELMAESQKILDENFNKSLLLKSKVGRASYHGKRSIGIYDPGTVFIYIILEGIIKIYDQ, from the coding sequence ATGGAAAATCGCTCTGCTTTTATAAACCTATTAATTCGAATCATTGATAATTTCACTTATTCCGAACAGTTTCTTAATTTGATCGATAAGAAAGGATCAAATGGGGATTTTGTTGATTCATTAATCCCATTTATTAATAAGATCTCACAATTTGCTAACCGTGAAGATAACCAAATTAGTTTTTATAATTCTTTAAAGATTATTGCTTTATATATTAAAGAAACGATCAAAACAACGCTGGGAGCAATCCTATATGATCTCACCCACCAAGCAGCACATTATCTAGATCAAAATAAACTAAGTCGTAATCATCTAATTGAGAGTTTTTATCGAGCCTTATTAGATTGTAAAAACAAGTATCAATTGCGGATTGGGGCTAAAAGTTTTTATGATATCTTATACCCAGTACTTAAATACCTTTATTTAAATAATGATTTGTCAACTCAAGAGTTAATGGCAGAAAGCCAAAAAATTTTAGATGAAAATTTTAACAAATCATTATTATTAAAATCTAAAGTTGGTCGTGCTTCTTATCATGGCAAACGCTCAATTGGGATATATGATCCAGGAACGGTGTTTATTTATATAATTCTTGAGGGAATAATTAAAATTTATGATCAGTAA
- a CDS encoding HPr family phosphocarrier protein, with amino-acid sequence MKSFKATIIDPFGLHVRTATVLSSKMGGFKSKVTLKIVGGATADVKSIINLMSLAVKQNTAVEFIIEGEDEEKAYEELQKALKDNKLI; translated from the coding sequence ATGAAAAGCTTTAAAGCAACTATTATTGATCCATTTGGATTACACGTTAGAACAGCTACTGTTCTATCTTCTAAAATGGGTGGTTTTAAATCAAAAGTTACCCTTAAGATCGTTGGCGGTGCTACTGCTGATGTTAAATCAATTATTAATTTAATGTCTTTAGCTGTTAAGCAAAACACAGCTGTTGAATTCATTATCGAAGGTGAAGATGAAGAGAAAGCTTACGAAGAGCTTCAAAAAGCTTTAAAAGACAATAAATTAATTTAA